The stretch of DNA ACTGCCAAGGAGGAGCTCAAGAAATTTGAGGTAAAAGAGGTTGTCTAATGGCCGTCTAAAGCCCCATGTTGGTGATGTTATTACGGCACTGTTTTGTTCACCTGTATAATAGAACAGACAGAACAACAAGTCTCTATCTAAACCCCCAGTTGTTGTGCTCTCCCCTCCCAGAGCCTGAGGACACAGGCTGGGGCTCGGTTAGTGCAGCTGGACAGTCTGACCCTTAGGAACAGGACCCTGACCAGGCTCTTTGATGGGGCCATGCGGTCACGCCTGCTGGGCATGGCCAAGGACTGTGGTCAGCGCTGGGACCACCTACACGGAACCGTTGAGAGTGTCTGTCGCAGACTCAAGGTGAAAGGCACTATGTCTAAGGCAGTGTATATAGGGGACATTTATTTGTTTGCGCTACAtccaattccccccccccccccccgcttcacATGCTCTCTTTCCTACCCTGTCTTCTCCTGCACCTCCCCCAGCACCGTGTGTCCCAGCGGGAGGAGTTTGAGGGCCAGAGGGAGGAGATGGCTGTGTGGCTTGCTGACATGGACCTTAGGCTGACTGAGGTGGAACACTTCTCTGGAAGGGACACCTGTGACAAGATGCGGGAGCTGCAGGTAAAGGACATGGCCTGGGACTGTACTGGACAGGACTGACCAGCTAAGTAATCTGACCACGTAATCAGCGGTCCTCACTTGTGCCTAACATAATTTTGCGTCTGCTTTACCTGGTAATTTATCTGTAATTCCCATGAACTGTCCCTGACTTGCTGCTACCAGATGCCAGTACCAGTCCTTTCCCCTGGTAAATGTCTCCTCTCTGATttgactgtgctgtgtgtgtgtgtgtgtgtgtgtatggcctCAGACCTTCCAGGAGGCAGTGGGGGAGAATGCGGGGCGTCTGAACTGTCTCCTGGAGCGGGGTGAGGCGCTAATCCAGAGGAGCGAGCCAGAGGACGCCCAAGACATCGAGGCGGGGCTGCAGGAGCTGCTGCTCTACTGTGCCCAAGTATTTGAGGGAGTGGGCCGTCTGCACACACGCCTGCTCAGCATGAGACTGGTATGGTCTGCTTAACCTGAATCTTTAACTGCACCTGCCACTCTAAGACCCTGCTCTTTTAAGCTTCTGTCCGCTGTTCTGAAAGGCATATATGGTTTACAGGAAGCTAGTGAAGAAAAGCGAGGTGGTTTTTGGGTTGTGAAATGTCAATTTCTCTCTTGGCTCTGATCAGCTGTTGCAGGCCAAACACTGAGAACAACTCTACCATTAGTGTGTTTTTATAGCATCCTTATTGTTATTACCTTCCGCTTATACCTCCTCCTTTGCTCCCTCCTCCCTATGTGAGGTGTATGAGGATGACTGGGTACTGACTCAAGCCTCTGACTCCGGCTGTCCATCTGAGATCCTGTTGGAGCAGGATGGTGTGTTTGAGAAGAGCAGCGCCCCAGACCAGCGTAACCCACAACTGGACCACATGGTGTTGGAGTGGGACCCCTCCGTTGACATCGGGGGCACCGTCTCCCAATACGACGCTGACTTGTCATATTTCAGCGCCCACACAGGTAGGCAATGAAACAATTTACAATGAATTAAAAGTTAATGACGCTTCTAGAATAATCCACGTGTTCTATCCTCAAACATATATACCATTAGAACATTTTTAAATGATTGATGCTGTCATTGTTTTCGTTGTGCGTCGGTGAGGCTTGGCACCAGATTTGAGGTGTGCTTGTGTCGTTCAAACAGATCGAGAGAAGCCATTGGCCAGAGATGGTGTGAAGAGGCGGAGTTACCTCAGCTCCATAGGCTCTCAGTCTGATCTAAATAACAGCGCAGCAGAGGACATGGTGAGTAGCTCCTCCTACTGATCTGTATTCTGGCGCTTCGCTCGGCCAATGTTCCCTTAGGCTCCGAGGCAGGTCAACATGTTTTTGCAATATTATCAGGAATGTAAACTTATGTTCAACCGGCAAAGGAATTTGGTGTATACTGAAGTATGTGCAGCCGCCTGTCAGGGTGAAACAAATGATCCATTGAAATTATGATGAGGCACAATGTTGTTGTTCAATTTGATTAACAAGGAGTTATTGTGTGTGCGAGAGGTGgaaaatgtgtgtgcgtgtgttagagCGAAAGCAATCTTAGTGCTCTGTTTCTAGTTAACCCTAAAGCCAATACTTCCATTATCATCGGTGTCAGTAGGGAGAAGTTTTTGTTTTGCTGGTGAGACTAATATAATGCTGATTGTGTTGCACTGCTGTTGAACTCAAACCAAAACCCATTGGAATTAATAGTGGAAGATACATTAGTGTAGGACTGATTTTTAGCATCTGATTAAGCCAGCAATATAAAGACATCAAAGCCTCTGAGGATTTTGCATATTAAAGCAGAAAACCTCAATGAAATGTGTTAGTTCATTCCAGGTAAAATTACACAATCTATCCTCACTTGTGGCTGGTGTTTCCAGAGTCTGGAGAGGAGGTTTGAGTATGCAGGTCCAGAGGTGTTCTCACCTCCCACAACCCAGAGTGTCAGAGATGACAGACCTCTACTCTCTGGCCGCTGGACGACCTCCACGCCCGACGGACCCTCCCCGGAGCCTGTGACCTTTGACCCTGCTCGCATCAGCGCTTGGCTGGGACAGACGCGTGGCCACACCGTCCCCTCTAGGGTCCTTTCGGTCCAACAGCACAGAGCCTACTCCAAGGCTGTCCAGACCAACAGTACTGGGAAGGTATGCCTTAAACCCAGTAAAACTCCTCTGCCTTTTTAAGACTGATCTAGTGTCCCCTCTGACCCATATCTCCTCCAAATTAGAATTCATTGTCGTCTCAGTTAATTGGTGGAAATAATGACTTGGACAGAAACCCTCTGATTCTTTGAGGACATTGACTTTGCCCACACCCAAAAAAATATAGCCTCTGCAGTCAAACGAGTAAAGTTGGAGGAATGAGCTACTAGCAACAGTAGCCTTCTATTGAGCGGCGTACTGCATCACATGAGaatcttcgtgtgtgtgtgtggctttctGGAACGGCTGAGAAGATGTGCCTTGGAGCCTCCAAGACTCCTGACCTTCCACACTGATTAGATTCTGCTTATGTTCCTCTTTACTAGCATTAGTCCAGAGAGGGGCATGTATAGTGAGACATACACACAAAGGTGTTTGGTTCTATGCAGACCTGCTTTGTGGAAAAGGCTcacttttttaaataaaaaaataaatacaaattatacTGTGACGAGCTCTAGGAATCGACTTTCCTTTTCAATATTTGCAAAAATGCATGGAGAATTCAGTGGCATCATGAACAACGGGAATATCCATAGACTCATCCACACTTGTGTTTTGTGTCATTGCATGCAGCTTTAAATTCATTGCCCACTATTTTGGAAGTGTCACCGCCTACAAAGAGTATCTTATACCTCGTCTCACTcgtaaacaaaacaataaaattgAGATTTATAAATATCGGTGTAACACAGGCCACGTTTTAAGTGTCACAAGAACAGAAACAGCCCAGGAACATTTcccttctgtttttttttttgtggaggGTGCTTTTTACTTTCTAATTAAGCTGTCTGAAGCCCAGCCTGACTAAAGCATTCTGTTCGCCAGAGGGGGACACGTCCATAAGAAAGTGAATCGCTGTGCTGATGGAAAGCCTGATTTCACTGCAAAGCCTTGCAGAGGAAACTTTTCCAATTCAAAGGGGTTCTTGTAATTTCTTTGCGCTCGTGGCTTAATTGGCAGCTTTACAGGGACGGCGGAACGCTCTAGCGTTAACTGGATTTTTTTAATGTCTGTTGTAATTGCAGACGAGCGAATAAAGACACACCATAGGCCACGAGCGGTCGTCAGAACCCAGTGAGTGGATAGAGGCGCTGGTGGTTTGGTCccatgagagaggggggggtgcaCAGGAACCTCATTGGACCACATCTCGATGTCTCTTTTCATTTACAATTGGCCTTTGTTGCATAGAAACACTGCATGTAGAATGAGTCTAGCCTGTGCCGTAACCCAAACTGCTGttgctgtgtgtcagtgtgctTGTTGCTCTGAGGGAAGCCACAGTCTTGGGGACATAGCTGTTCAGACACACGCCCAGGAGCTGTGCTTGGCCGCCTGCAACTCACAGTCATGTGACCTCCAGCTCCAATCTGATACGATGACTTGTAGACTTCAATCAAACCCACAGGTAACAGTATCACATTATTTATGAAGATGGCAGGTTGTATGCATGCAGATCACACTAAAAGTAAAAACCTTTGCCAGCTGCCTTGTAAAATGTTGTATAGGCCTACAGAGCAGAGGCCAAAATGAATGCATCccctgtcggtgtgtgtgtgtgtgtgtgtgcttgcacacacagtccctctctgttGATTCCCCTGTTTATCTGCCAGTCTCCAGAGGAAGAGCTGCACTGCAATGCCTCATGGGAGGTGGTCCATAGTGAGCAACTGTGAGTAAAGTCGTATTCATGTGTAAACTTTGGCTGCCTTTAAACAGGAagaccaattctgatcttttgaccaattagatcttttgccaataattgtgcAAAAGATCAGCATTGCTCTTCCTGTGTAAACgtagcctatatgttttaatattcAATGCTTTGGTTCAACTTATATTACTGTACTATCATAGTTTTTACTCATTATACGTAGATACACTCAATTAGGCTTAACTTTCATAACTACAACACTGCAAGTACCCGTCGTGACATTTGATATTCCACTCAATACCAATTAGAAGATGATAGCAAATCTCACTCCTCCATGTGATTTATAAACATTAAAAACAGCACACACTTCCAGTCCCCAAGGTCAATAACAACCCCTGACTTCAACGATGCTGAGACTTTGTAATTCTATCATGCTCCTTCTATCCATTTCGCTCCTCCTCTAGGCCAAATGAGTGCTCTGACAGACAAACCCAGTGCAGCTCGTGGCCCCTGGGGGCACTAAAGACTCTGAGGAGCCCAGTGTTCCTGGTCGTCCTGCTGGCTGTGTTCCTAGCCCTGCTGGTCTGGCCCTCAACACTCTTCATGGACCCAGAGTGCCACCGCTCCAACTCCCTTGCCCGTACCTTCCAACTGGCCCTGAGCTACGTCAATGGGCCCCCGCCAACCTGAGGGACAAAAGTGTCCCAGAAGGTGGTCACGTTAAATCCGTGGTGAGCCCTGAACACACCTTATTCAGGGGGGACAGTCCCAGAAAGCCTTTCCATTTCAAAACCATAAGTAAGGCATTAACAAGGAGGCCGTATGAGAAAAGAGTGAAATTAAGAACTATTAGGCCCAATAAAAATGTGGCCTTGGTATTTATTATCTGAATCCCTCCACCAGCCTGCTGGCAGAAGTAGCTCATGACTTAATAGGCCTCATTTTATAACGGTCTCTAATGGCATTCATAATGTCTTACTATGCCAGGCTAGCACTTTTGATGATTGGTCTGTCATGATGGATTTGTAACTTATTTATGTGGTGATTATAATCTATATGGACGACTTAATGACAGCAAATACTTTGAGCAATTCTCTTTTGGGCATTTGAAATGATCTGTATATCAATATTTATTATGTCAAAGCTAGAGAGAGCTTTCGATTTATTCTGCACTCTATATTGCAAGAGCTTGGGACTATTGGTTCGATCTGCATTTTTGTCCAAATTGAGTTATTGATCaagccttgttctgttcaatgttctctacccaTATAGTACTCAACACCCCAATCTTGTTAAATTCAAAAAGAATATCAGACAAACATTGCTGACACCTTTCAAACCATTGAGGGTTCGGAACTTTGaagccaattatctcagaatcatctttttgcAGGTAATCGTTAGTCCCAAGCTCTCCATTTCACATGGCGTTTCCTCAAATGAATAATACTGAATGCCCGAGTTCGGATTTACTAGGGCGACTTGCAGAGATAACCCATTTGTAGGTCAATGGGATAGGTGACCTGGTTAATGCACTTAGGATAAATTAGCACTCCTTTTGTGCTGCCGCTGTGGGTGAGACCTTGTTTGCATGTGCGTGGGTCGTTCGTATATACTCAATGAATTTATTTTATATCTGCTGCGACGCCAACGGGGTCCAGCTGGAAAACAATCAGGCAAAAGCCAACTCCTCTGAGGCCAGTGAAGACCGTGTAAGCCTCTAAACATACTCTATGTGTTATGTAATGGTTTATGGTCAATGGCTATGTTTTTGACATAGTGGATGCAATCCTGGATCTCATCCGTATGTCACAAATGTAATGTCAGTCTTAAGAAGTGAATGGATCAAAACTCCATAATATTATGTGAGGTACATGCAGCTCATCTGAAAATGTTAGAATATGTCTGCCTTATgcttgtaggtgtgtgtgtttgtttgtggggGAGTGTTTGCACAGAGTTTTGATTCTTGTCCATCCAGTGTGTATCAGCGTGGAAATGTAGCAAAGTGTAACTAATCAGATTTCTTCAAATCAGATTCCTCAGCTTCTTGCATTTTCATGGATGATTTTTAAACTTCCCCTTTATACAGTAAAGgattcctgttttttttttttttttatatatgtgGAGTTCAAGATCTGTACATGCGTCATGAAATTAAAGAACAGTGTGAACAGAGGAGTATAGATCTATTTTTCTTCTActgtggaatgtgtgtgtgtggaatggtATGTCGTGTGATTCTGATTTTTGCCATAGTGCGACGGCCTGCAAGTATCTGGGCTAGTGGGTGAACTGAAAGGGGGTTTTGTGCTGGTGCATGCAAAAAAAATGCACCCAAGAATGTTATAAATTAAATTAGTACGCAAATGAGAGAATGTCGGAAGAATTTGCAGATGACCTGTCCATCGCTGGCCAGTGAAAGTGAATTCTGATGCATAGGGTGAGGGAATCAGGATTGTGTGGCTAAAGAGGAGACAGTCTTGATTAACAGGGCCACGCAGTTCACCCATGCTAATGAGGCAAATTTGTGATGTTTTCAATCTATGCTTTTTGGTTTTGTCCTGTTTTCCTAATGACTCATAGAGGGGGAGTCGATTTATAGAGAGCAAATTGCTGGTTTGTGTGTTTGGCACAACTGTTACAACATAATTTAGGACCTGTGTAAAGATGGAAGGGCACGGTACGCTAGATTGGACTCTGGACCGAGATATACTGCCGGGGATCTGGTGCCACCGGCCATATGACTGTAAAAACGGAACAAGTAAATGCTGCTATTATCCCTTGAAGGACAAGCATTGCGGGCCCAGTGGAGAAACGGGTGTCTGCTGACTAAATGAGACTTGTCCCCCAAGACATTCTGAGTAAACAGACCTTTCCAGCTGacttctaaggcactgacactgATGTACCGTTTGCACAGCAAGTGTGCGTACTGTAAAAGCCAGTGTGAAGAATGTCTGCTTTATACCCCTGGATTTGTCCCTGAATCCTTCTCTAACTGTACAGTACTGGCCAATGTTTTTAGGCCAATCTAGTAAAAGCTGAGATGAAAGGAACTTATTTTTTTTTCTCTGTGGATATGGTTCTCTGCAGCAAAGTGATTTGTTTTGCTATATTCCTGCTAAAGCACCAGCAGTGTATTTCAGAGCCtataaaataaatgtgtgtgtgtgtatattaatatGAGCTAGCATGACACGTTAGTTACCATCGCCAACTGAGTTTTGAGACGGCTCCTGAGAAGGACTGCTATGATCAGGCTAACTATTGAAGTTTGGACTCCAGAAGGAGCAACTGACCTTGCAGAAAGAAAGTGCATAGACAGACAGTACTACAAGTCTCTACGCTCAATAGAAGCCTTGCCTGAAGCGTTCCCACTATATATCACAGGTTATACAGTAAACTTATGAGAAGCAAAAAATGTGTTATTGTGAAGCTGCTCTTGTGAATAAGCTGGCCAAaattccaacagagctctaacaagGAGGCATTGTTAGCACTGTAAATAAGAAAAACAAGTTAATTGAATCACAACACAAACCAAACTGCACAAGCCATTGGGCTTCCTGAGTTGTAATCCTTTACTTTACTCCATCCTTTGCCTTGAATTTTATGTCTGATTAAATTGTCAGCTATAAAAGTATCAACTTTCTCATCACATATTTtaatatttacagtgccttgcgaaagtattcggcccccttgaactttgcgaccttttgccacatttcaggcttcaaacataaagatataaaactgtatattttttgtgaagaatcaacaagtgggacacaatcatgaagtggaacgacatttattggatatttcaaacttttttaacaaatcaaaaactgaaaaattgggcgtgcaaaattattcagcccctttactttcagtgcagcaaactctctccagaagttcagtgaggatctctgaatgatccaatgttgacctaaatgactaatgatgataaatacaatccacctgtgtgtaatcaagtctccgtataaatgcacctgcactgtgagtctcagaggtccgttaaaagtgcagagagcatcatgaagaacaaggaacacaccaggcaggtctgagatactgttgtgaagaagtttaaagctggatttggatacaaaaagatttcccaagctttaaacatccaaaggagcactgtgcaagcgataatattgaaatggaaggagtatcagaccactacaaatctaccaagacctggccgtccctctaaactttcagctcatacaaggagaagactgatcagagatgcagccaagaggcccatgatcactctggatgaactgcagagatctacagctgaggtgggagactctgtccataggacaacaatcagtcgtatattgcacaaatctggcctttatggaagagtggcaagaagaaagccatttcttaaagatatccataaaaagtgtcgtttaaagtttgccacgagacacaccaaacatgtggaagaaggtgctctggtcagatggtctttttggcaacaatgcaaaacttttggcgtaaaagcaacacagcccatcaccctgaacacaccatccccactgtcaaacatggtggtggcagcatcatggtttgggcctgcttttcttcagcagggacagggaagatggttaaaattgatgggaagatggatggagccaaatacaggaccattctggaagaaaacctgatggagtctgtaaaagacctgagactgggacggagatttgtcttccaacaagacaatgatccaaaacataaagcaaaatctacaatggaatggttcaaaaataagtccagacctgaatccaatcgagaatctgtggaaagaactgaaaactgctgttcacaaatgctctccatccaacctcactgagctcgagctgttttgcaaggaggaatgggaaaaaatgtcagtctctcgatgtgcaaaactgatagagacataccccaagcgacttacagctgtaatcgcagcaaaaggtggcgctacaatgtattaacttaagggggctgaataattttgcacgcccaatttttcagtttttgatttgttaaaaaagtttgaaatatccaataaatgtcattccacttcatgaatgtgtcccacttgttgttgattcttcacaaaaaaaatacagttttatatctttgtttgaagcctgaaatgtggcaaaaggtcgcaaagttcaagggggccgaatactttcgcaaggcactatacATATTTGTCGAGTACGTctacatgtaaaaaaaacaatatggAGGGGAGGGAGTGTTGTCATGCTGGCTCACTTGGCTAGTTGTCAGGATATTTAGTGAGTAACTCCTTCATCCTGCTTTCTGCACTACACACAATGGTggaaaaaagtactcaattgtcatacttgaataaaagtaaagatgccttaatagaaaaagtgaaagtcatccagtaaaactacttgagtaagtctaaaagtatgtggtttttatatatatatatatatatatatatatatatatatatataaaccacatacttttagacttactcaagtagttttactggatgactttcactttttctattaaggcatcttaatagaagtatcaaaagtatcaaaagtaaaagtacaaatttAAAATTcctttaagcaaaccagatggcacaattttatttttaatttatggatagccagggtcacactccaacactcagacataatttacaaacaaagcatttgtgtttagtgagtccgccagatcggaggcagtatggatgaccagggattttctcttggTAAGTGTgcaaattggaccattttctgtcctgcaaAGCGGAGACAtaatggcggcagggtagcctagtggttagagcgttggactagtaaccggaaggttgcaagttcaaaccccagagctgacaaggtacaaatctgtcgttctgcccctgaacaggcagttaacccactgttcctagaccattgaaaataagaatttgttcttaactaactttcctagttaaataaaggtttaaaaaaatcctaataaaatctaaatgtaacgagtagttttgggtgtcagggaaaatgtatggagtaaaaagtacattttctttaggaatgtagtgaagtaaaagttgtcaaaaatataaataggaaagtatagatacccccaaaaaatactttaaagtactaaagtatttttatttaagtactttacactactggTTACAACTAAGCTAATGAAAATGTCAAGTGTTGGAGGAATACACACATGTTGACCTCCTGAGATTTAGGGCACAGGGTTTACATGTTCCCCACCTGTGGAAAGAGGTTTTTCACATCCACTAGGGTTGGCAGAGGGATTGACTAACAAAATGGTGTTTCACAGTTGTGTAGCTCTTGTTCCATAGGTATTCTGTGACAGGTCCCTTACCCTATGTCACAATGGCTAAATCCATGGTTGGTCCCCATTGTATCTCTGCCCTCAGCCTAGCACTGGTGGGGGGAGATCGTATGCAGCTAATCGACAGAATGGATCACCATTGGCCAGGGCCCCACATCACACCCCTCCCATCCAACCCTCAGCGGGAGGCTGGCACAACAACAGCCATGATTGAGATTGACAGGTTGTGCACACATAAAGAGATTATAGGGAAATCCCTGGGAAGGCATCACTTCAGGACATGATTGTTGTAGTATTGGGTGGCTAAGACAGCTGCAACGCCAAAGTCTCCCATGCATGAGCAGTGGCGTCAACGTGGCCTCCGCTGTGAGCGACACAACCAGTCGGCACATCTAGAAAGGTCAGctttctgtgctgtgtgtgtgtgtgtgtggaccgttCCCTGGACATCCAGATGAGTAACATCCAGATGAGTATCTAAATGCATTGTGAACACTGATGAGGGGAGACGTGCCCATAAGACACCTACAGGTGGTGGTGGATGGACGTGTGAAGACACAGTCATGGCATCCATTTTGGTGCGGATGAACTCTGAAGTGGCCGTTGGTTGAGGTATGGGATGATAGTCTATGGTTTAACCAATCATTGGTTTGTCTGGTTATGGGAAGGTTGATTGGGATGGTCTGACAACGCAGAGGAAGCAAACCACCTCCCTCATTTGGATAGATAACCAGAGGTGTGTTCCATATTTGCCTCATCAGTGAATCACGGTACATCAGCGGGTCCATCAGTCAACATTGTCAAACAGTCATGTACTCCATTGCTTCCTCCCTGCTCTCGATGAGCACAGAATTCAGATGATAAAAAAGAATAAAGCATTCCACATATTTTCCTCCAGGGCAGaaactgcaacaaaaaaaagaggtACCATGGCCCGTCACGATCTGTTTCAGAGGAGAGTGTGGCTCAAACCTAATTACACAGATTAATGTACCGTGGAAAGTGCCATTACCTAAATGGAcccaaaaagagagtggaggACTGCGCACATCAAAACCCAAACATTTTCGGTCTAAATGCTAATGGATGCCTCAAATCGGCCAGATGAAAAAACATATCTTTGCACTGCCTTGCTCTCTCCTAAGATGGATACGATTTTGAGCACTCTTTCATTCCAGTGCCTAGGCTACTTCAGTTGACAATGACGGTTAGCCCAGATAAATTCCCCCTTCCCTATCGCCTCCACTCTGTTGTAATTCGTCTGAATGGATGTCTTGTGAGAAATATTCGGAGGCTGACCGAGGCATGCATCATAGCACAGGCATTGaaaagtacccccccccccctccttttttTAACCCTGACTCCTCCTCCATGGTCTTCCTATTGTTCATCATTGTTTCTGCAGTCCACATTGATTAAATGGAAGGCTTAATCCTTCTAACACCATACTTTTATAGATAGTGGTGTCGGCCTATTGTAAATCTATTTGCAGTAAATGAAGGGGCTGCAGATGCAATTAGATTGGCTGCCAGTGCCTCCGAGCCAGTGTGTTTACGGCTGGGTGTCAGAGCACGTGCTGGTCATCAGGCTGCAG from Oncorhynchus kisutch isolate 150728-3 linkage group LG15, Okis_V2, whole genome shotgun sequence encodes:
- the si:ch211-137a8.2 gene encoding nesprin-2 isoform X2 — encoded protein: MPVEVQLPAGSHGHHCPCSIGSDIMSEEDERRVATQSVNSPLGLDLILEHTEPLLSESHFLPLLDISEEPQDCLPLGSCLIQDGSLSLDGCVQLERKWVLWHEFMKECSSLGDWLQLAEKSADSPRSANVLFVTAKEELKKFESLRTQAGARLVQLDSLTLRNRTLTRLFDGAMRSRLLGMAKDCGQRWDHLHGTVESVCRRLKHRVSQREEFEGQREEMAVWLADMDLRLTEVEHFSGRDTCDKMRELQTFQEAVGENAGRLNCLLERGEALIQRSEPEDAQDIEAGLQELLLYCAQVFEGVGRLHTRLLSMRLVYEDDWVLTQASDSGCPSEILLEQDGVFEKSSAPDQRNPQLDHMVLEWDPSVDIGGTVSQYDADLSYFSAHTDREKPLARDGVKRRSYLSSIGSQSDLNNSAAEDMSLERRFEYAGPEVFSPPTTQSVRDDRPLLSGRWTTSTPDGPSPEPVTFDPARISAWLGQTRGHTVPSRVLSVQQHRAYSKAVQTNSTGKCACCSEGSHSLGDIAVQTHAQELCLAACNSQSCDLQLQSDTMTCRLQSNPQSLSVDSPVYLPVSRGRAALQCLMGGGP
- the si:ch211-137a8.2 gene encoding nesprin-1 isoform X1, coding for MPVEVQLPAGSHGHHCPCSIGSDIMSEEDERRVATQSVNSPLGLDLILEHTEPLLSESHFLPLLDISEEPQDCLPLGSCLIQDGSLSLDGCVQLERKWVLWHEFMKECSSLGDWLQLAEKSADSPRSANVLFVTAKEELKKFESLRTQAGARLVQLDSLTLRNRTLTRLFDGAMRSRLLGMAKDCGQRWDHLHGTVESVCRRLKHRVSQREEFEGQREEMAVWLADMDLRLTEVEHFSGRDTCDKMRELQTFQEAVGENAGRLNCLLERGEALIQRSEPEDAQDIEAGLQELLLYCAQVFEGVGRLHTRLLSMRLVYEDDWVLTQASDSGCPSEILLEQDGVFEKSSAPDQRNPQLDHMVLEWDPSVDIGGTVSQYDADLSYFSAHTDREKPLARDGVKRRSYLSSIGSQSDLNNSAAEDMSLERRFEYAGPEVFSPPTTQSVRDDRPLLSGRWTTSTPDGPSPEPVTFDPARISAWLGQTRGHTVPSRVLSVQQHRAYSKAVQTNSTGKCACCSEGSHSLGDIAVQTHAQELCLAACNSQSCDLQLQSDTMTCRLQSNPQSPEEELHCNASWEVVHSEQLPNECSDRQTQCSSWPLGALKTLRSPVFLVVLLAVFLALLVWPSTLFMDPECHRSNSLARTFQLALSYVNGPPPT